Within the Arthrobacter caoxuetaonis genome, the region GCCCTCGTGGCTGCGTTCCGCCACCAGGTAGGCACGCTGGATGAGGTCCAGGTCCTCCCGCGGGTTATTGGCCCGGACAGTGCGCAGCAGCGGCTCCAGCATGGGCGAATAGGCAGTTCCGCCGCGGCCGGCCAGGCGGGCAAGGCGCGCCCGGGTGCCGTGACGGCGGACGGGCACCGGGGGTTTCGGGGCCGTTTTTTGGGCACCCTTGGATGCCGGTTCCGCGGATCCGGAAACCGGCTGGAGGCCGGACGAACCGTTCTTCGAGGATTCTGGCTCCGGCGGATTCACCGTGCCCGGGGCTGCGGATGCACCCCGGTTTTTTCCTGCCTCATCGGCAGGCGTCGCGCTGTCGGCCAACTGCTGCCCTCTCTTCCCGGTATCTGCCCAGTCTATGCCTCCAAACTGCTGTGCTTACACCGCCGGTTCCGTTCTTCCCCCGGGGAGAAGGAACGGAACCGGCGGTTGAGCCCAGCTGGAAGCCCTACGTTGCTGCGGTGGGAACTGCAGCCGAACGGGCGCTGTGTGCGCGCTGGTCATTGACGCGCTTGGCCTGCTTGACGATCTCCGGTTCCTTCCGGCGCAGCCAAGCATAAAGCGGTGCCGCCACGAACAAAGTTCCCAGGGTGCCCAGGATGATGCCGATGAACAGGGCCAGCGACAGGTCCTTCAGGGTGCCGGCGCCCAGGAGGTAGGCACCGATGAACAACACGGACGCCACGGGAAGCACTGCCACCACGGACGTGTTGATGGACCGCACCAGGGTCTGGTTGACCGCCAGGTTCACCTGTTCCGCGAACGTCCGCTTGGTCTGTTTCTCCAGGTTCGCCGTGTTCTCCCGAATCTTGTCGAAGACCACCACGGTGTCATACAGCGAGTAGCTCAACACGGTCAGGAAGCCGATGATCGCCGACGGCGTCACCTCGAATCCACTGAGTGAGTAGAGCCCCGCCGTCGTGATCATGACGGCGAGCAGTCCGGTGACCGCCGCGAGGGACATTTTCCAGGTGCGGAAGTACAGTGCCATCAAGATGGCGGCAAGGGCCACGAAGACGACGAGGCCTACCAACGCCTGGCGGCTGACGTCATTGCCCCAGGTAGGACCTATGAACGTAGAGGTCACGTTGTCTTCGGTGACGCCGTAGTCCTCGGCCAGTGCGGCCTTGACCTCGAGCGTCTCGTCGTCGCTGAGTTCCTCTGTCTGGATCCGCATGGTGCCCGGGGAAATGTTGGTGACCCGGGGATCGGAGCCGGAGACGACGCCGGCTACCGCTTCTTCGCCCACGGAGACCTCGGTGTTTTCCACGCCCGAGACGGTGAATTCGGAACCGCCCCTGAAGTCGATGCCGAGATTGAACCCGCCCTTGACGACGGGAATCAGGATCGAGAGCAGAATGGCGGCAGCTGCGACGATAAACCACAGCTTGTAACGGCCCACGAAGTTGTAGGAGCGCTTGCCGGTGTAAAGCTCATTGCCGAACCTGGCGAATCTGGGGAGCTCGCTCATCAGTTGCCCTCCTTTTCCGCATCGCGGCCGGGACCGGCCATGGAATCCTGCTTGTTCTGCTCGTCCGGCGCTGCGGCCGTGGAGCTCTTGCCGCCATCGGCCTCACGCTGGGCGGCAGCCTCGGCTGCACGGCGCTCGGCGATGGTCATGCGGCGTTCAGCCTCGCGTGCTGCGCCCTTGTTCTTGCCCTTGGCCGCGGCCGGTGCTGCCGCGGACCCGGAGGTATTCGCAGCTGCATCACCTGCAGGCGCCGGCTCGCGCAGGCGTCCTGCGCCCCGGTAGACCGGGACTGCACCAAGACGTGTTGCGTCCAGTCCGG harbors:
- the secF gene encoding protein translocase subunit SecF, with amino-acid sequence MSELPRFARFGNELYTGKRSYNFVGRYKLWFIVAAAAILLSILIPVVKGGFNLGIDFRGGSEFTVSGVENTEVSVGEEAVAGVVSGSDPRVTNISPGTMRIQTEELSDDETLEVKAALAEDYGVTEDNVTSTFIGPTWGNDVSRQALVGLVVFVALAAILMALYFRTWKMSLAAVTGLLAVMITTAGLYSLSGFEVTPSAIIGFLTVLSYSLYDTVVVFDKIRENTANLEKQTKRTFAEQVNLAVNQTLVRSINTSVVAVLPVASVLFIGAYLLGAGTLKDLSLALFIGIILGTLGTLFVAAPLYAWLRRKEPEIVKQAKRVNDQRAHSARSAAVPTAAT